From Thermococcus sp.:
TCTCGACAGGGTTCAGCGCGAGGGCATGAACGCGATAATCGAGGGAATCCACCTCGTCCCGGGCTTCGTTGAGACGGGCCAGAACGCATTCATGTATATCCTGACCGTAAGCGACAGAAAAGCCCTCGAGGCCCACTTCTACGAGCGCTCTCGCTACAGTAAGAGGCCGGCCGATTACTACATAGAGCACATCGACGAAATCCTCTGGCTTCAGGATTATATAATCAGAAAAGCCAAAGAACAAGGGGTCAAAGTAATAGAGAACATCGAGCTCGAAAGGACTGTAAACGAGATAATGGAGGACCTCATGAAGCGCCTGCGCGAGGGCCTTTGAACTTCCAGACGCCGAGAAGTCTTCTGCTCCCCCACGTTGCCTGAACCTCGAAAGCTATGACCATGCAGGGGTAGATGTCTATCACGTTGAAGCTGTTGCCGAAGGAGTTCCTGTGGAGCTCCCAGCTGACGGAACCGGCGTTTATAATAACGGTGTTCTCGACCTTAACGGCAAAGGCGTTACCCCCATGACCCGTTAAGACGAGCTCGGTTCCCCTCTCGGTCAGGAGCTTGAGCACGTCTCCAGCGTCCTCAAGAAAACCACGCTCCCTGCTCCTTGGAATCGGGACGACGTTGTGGTGCATGAAGACCACCCTGAACTTCTCGGACTCGTCGAGCTGTTTCGCGAGCTTCCTCTGGCCGAACCTTCCAACCACGCCTATCTCGGTTTCGTACTGTGGCGTCGAGACCGGAATGAATGTGAAGCCGTCGAGGGACATCTCTTCCGGCTCGCCGAAGTACTCCGGGAAGAGCTCGTAGCCAAGGTAGGTCATGTCGCTGTGGCCCGGAACCACGAGCTTGGGAACCTCAATCCTCTCCCAGAAGGTCAAGGCGCGCTCGAAGTTCCTCTCAATTCCCATGTCAACGACGTCTCCGTTGTGGATTACAATATCTGGTCTCAGCTTCTCTTTTATCAGGTTTACCACGTTTTCAAGGACTTTTTTCCTGAAGTAAACCCTATCCGAGACCTTGCTCTCGCTGAGCTGGACTATCCTAAGAAGCCTCTTTCCTCTCGGAACGAAGAGCTTCGGCCTAACCGCTCTGTGCTCCGCTCTAACTTCCTCACCTGTAACGCGCCTTATCGTTACCTCAACCCGTCCGTCGTCATGGATTGTGACGATGTTGTAGCTGTTAACATCACCGCGCCTCGTCTTCCGGCAGGATGCACAGCCCGCGTTGTCAACGACCAAATCTTCAACGCGGTAGACATTGGGAACGTGCTTGTGACCGCAGAGGTACAGCGTCACGTCGTTCCTGAGGAGCAAATCGAGGACGTCTCCAGCGTTAAACAGAACGTTTCTCTCCCTGCCAGTGTTGGGGAGCGGAACGAGGTGGTGATGGGCTGAGACTATCTTTACCTTCCTGTCGGAATACTCCTCAAGCTTTCTCTTCAGCCAGCGGAACTTGTGTTTTCCAATCCTGCCGTCGCTTAAATCCGGAATCGTGGAGTCTACCCAGATGAGAACACCGTCCTTGAACTCGTAAACGCCGTTGAGGGACCCTATGAAGGTCTCGAAGAGGTCGTAACCAACGTTTCTTACGTCGTGGTTGCCGGGAACAACGATGAGGGGCTTCTGAATCTTTCTGAGCTCGTATTCAGCCCTCTCGTACTCCTCCCTGAGGCCGTTGTTGGTCACATCACCTGTGTGCACGACGAAGTCGAAGTTGAGCCTGTTGATTTCGTTCGCTATTAAATCGTAGGCGTAGCCCTTGTAGGCGCTCTCGCCGGTTATGTGGGTGTCGCTTATGTGGGCAATCCTTATCATGGCCATCACTCCGCCGCTATGGCCGTTTCGAGCTTCCTCCTGCTTGCTGTTAATAGGTCACTGAGACTGAATATCCCGACTATCCTCCTATTCTCGCTGACGAGCATGTGCTTTATCCCCTTCTTGGCCATTATGTTGAGGACCTCGCGGAGAGGGGTGTTGGCATCAACTGTCACGAGCTCCCGAGTCATTATCTCCCTGACCGGGGTCGTGTTGGGCTTTCCGGGAATTACGACACGCCTTATGACATCCGTTTTTGTAAAGAAGCCAACGACCTCGTTTTCCTCCACCACGACGAGCGAACCTATGTCGAACTCCATCATTATCTCACAGGCCCTCTTAACGGTGTCCTCCGGTGAGACACCAATCAGCTTCCTCGTCATGTAAACCCTAATCGGGGCGTTCTCGTCCATGTCACCACCCCGGGGAGAGGCGTTCGACTTTATCCGCATCAATCAGGTACGTGCTTCCGTTTGAAATCGTCTTCCAGTCCGCCCTGTGGTAGAGCTCAAGCGTGGAACTCGCAACGGCGAAGACCTCGCCGTCAAGCTCAATAAGCCTCGCGTAGTCCCTGTGAAGGGGATTTTCCCAGTATTCTTCCGTCATGTAAGCCGTCACGAAGGCTTTCCAGCTTCCATCTGGAAGGAGAAAGAGGGTCGCGGTGTTGAAGGTTGTCCTTGTAAGCGATACTCCCCGGGAGTAGTGCCTCAAAAGTTCTTCCCTCTCGGGCCTTTCTAGGGCCCTGCAGAGATAAGCGGAAAAAACGTAGCTGTCCGAGACCTCTCTGAGGTCGTTCTCGTCGAAGCCCGCCAGTTCTATTACCTTTTCCTTGTCGAGGTCACCGTTGTGAAGGAACCAAAAGGAAAAGCCCCTCCTCGTTGAGAAGGCAAAAGGCTGGACGTTGAAGAGACCGAGCGAGCCCTGGGAAGACGCCCTCGCGTGGGCGAGAAGAACTGCTTCCTCACCCCCCTCCAGGAGGCCTAGAAGTTTTGAGAATCCTTCTCCGTCTTCAAAGACGGCCTTTGATGAGCGGTAGTGATAAACCACGCCGTTCCTCAGGAGGACGTAGCCCCAGCCGTCCGCGTGTTGTCTTTTACCGCTTCTTCTGGCCCTGTAGGGGTCGTTCTCGGCGGACTTCCTGAAGGCCTCGGTTAAAGACCCAATCTTCTCCCCTGGCCCCCTCGCAAAGAGTATTCTGCACACGGTTTCCACCTTATGTGTCTAAGCCATCAAACCCCAAAAGCTTTTAGGTGCCCCGACGAAAGAGAGGCGGTGGGTTGATGGAGCGCGCGGTTCTCAACGTCATGTCCCGCATCAGCCAGCACAGGAACCTCTACGAGAGGAACGAGGAGGCGGTAAAGCAACACCTCATAGGCGAGATTATGATTGCTCTCGGATGGGACTGGAGCAACCCTGAGGAGGTAAGGCCTGAAGAGAGGACAGAGGATGGAAGGGCCGACTACGCGCTCCTCCTTAACGGGGAGATTGTCGCTTTTCTTGAGGCAAAAAACCTCTCGGTGAACGTCATAAAGCGGGACGAACCCCTCAGACAGCTCGCCCGCTACTGTTTCAGCAGGGGGGTTAAGTACGGAATCCTCACCAACGGTGCCAAGTGGGTCGTCATCAAGGCCTTCGCTGAGGGAACTTCCCTCAGGGATAGAGTCCTCTTCACGGTAGATTTGGAGGAGGAACCCCTTGAGCGGGTTCTCGTCAAGCTCTCGCTCCTCTCAAAGGAGCGCATAAGGAAGCTGGAGCGACTCGCGACTCTTCTCAGTGCCCTTGAGATTGCCCACAAGAGCCTGCTCAACGAGGGTTTTGATGAAGAGTCCCTGCTGGACTACCTCCGGTCAAGGAGCGGGTCCTCGATAGTGCCCGTGGATAAACTGTCCGGCGTCGAGGTTCCAAGGGCCCTCTACGTTTATGAGAACGGCTGGAAGCCAATCCCCCTCGGCGATAAGAGTCTCAGAGGAGTTCTTATGGCTGTTCTCGACTACCTTGAGGGAAGGTCAAGTGGCGATAAGAGAGATGAAGTTAGAAAGGCCAGAAAACTGCTCTCAAGAATGAAACTGCCCCCCGAAAAGGTGGTTCTACTCCTCAGGGAGATAGAGAGGGGCGAGGGAATAAGGATTGGGGTGGAGATATAGCTCATCCAATGATTTCCTCCGCTATTCTCTCGGCGATTTCCTTCAGGGCTTTGCTTGCCAGACTTTTGGGGAAGGCCTCCACAACAGGCTTGAGCATGGACATGCTCTTTGGAATGGCCCTGTCGTAGGGGACCTCGCCTATTATCGGTATCCCCTCGCCCTCAGCCCACTCCCATAAAGCGGTAAAGCCGGGGTTAAGGTCTGCCTTGTTGATTATCAGGTAGGCCGGCTGTCTGAAGTGCTGGACGACCTTGTAGGCGCGCTGGACGTCGCTTAGGGAAGCGGGCGTCGGTTCTGCAATCAGTATGGTCAAGTCGGCCCCCCCTATGCTCGCTATCACCTGACAGCCGATTCCCGCGGCACTGTCAACAATCATGTGCTCCAGGTTGAGCTCCTCCATGATTTTCTTGGCCCACTCCTTTTCCTCAGTGACAAGCTTACCGCTCTCCGGCCTTCCAACGTCGAGCTGGGCCGAGATAATCGGGAAGCCATACTTGGTGGTTGCCTTTCTAATGACACCTGAGCGTGCCTGTTCAAGGGTTATCGTTCCCGGAACGGGGCAGACTAATCCACAGACGTTGCAACCCTCACAGGTGAGCTCGTTGACGACGTAGTTACCCTCATTGTCTATGTAAATGCTCTCGTACGGACAGCGCTCCATACAGATTCCACAGCGGACGCAGGTTTCGGTGTTTATCCTGGCAACCTTTGCACCTATGTGCTCTTTCTCTTCTTCCCACTCCTCAACACCAAGTAGCAGGCCGAGGTTAGGAGCCTCAGCATCGGCATCAACCGCGATAAGCCTGTATCTGTCCTTCAGGAAGTAGAGGAGGGAAGCCGTTATCGTGCTCTTTCCAACACCGCCCTTACCGCTCGCTATCGCTATCTGCATCACTCACCACCCCCGAGAAAGCCGGCAACCTTCTCGGCCATTTCGCTGAAGATTTTCGCCTCGGGAACGTCTTCAAGGACAACGGGCCTTCCGGAGACGTAGCTCCTGACGATGTTCTCGCTGTAGGGTATCTCAGCTATAACCTCGGCCCCGTATTTTTCCGCTAGCTCCCTGACCCTTCCCGTATCGCCCAAATCAGCCCTATTGATGACCACCCATGTCTTTAGGTTCATCAGTTTTCCGAGCTTGAGAATGAGCTCTGTATCGTGAATTCCGAGGGGGGTCGGTTCGGTAACCGCTATTAAAAGTCCCGAGCCCTCAATGGCCTTCGAGACGGTGTTACCTGTTCCAGCGGCTGTGTCAACCATGAGGAGCTCGTAGTCTAGACCTTTCGCACGTCTCTTTGTTTCAACGACTAGGGGCATCGAGCGTTCCTCTCCTTCCTTTAGCTTTCCGGTAACGAGTGTGAAGCCGTAAGGAGTTTCGGTCACGTATGTGTGGCCTATGACACGGAAAGCCTCTTGAATTGCCCCCGGAACCGGGCAGACTATCTCACAGGCCCGGCAGCCGGAACAGAGGTTAGGCATCAAAAACGGCGTTCCGTCTTTCAGCGTTATTATAGCGTGCTCCTCACAGACCTCGGCACACTTTCGGCACTTGATACACTTGGAGTAGTCGAACTTCGGCATGAACTGATTAACGGGTCTCTCGTTTGAGAGCTCAACGCCAAGGAGCAGGTGGTCGTTTGGAGCTTCAACATCTAAATCTGCTAAAACCATCTTGAAACGCTTTGCCAGCTCAACGGCGAGGTTAATCGCGACGGTTGATTTTCCCGTTCCTCCTTTTCCACCGCTCACTGCTATCTGCACGTTCTCACCCCCGGAAATTAGGGTAGCCGAATTCCTTTTAAACTTTGTGCATAATCACGAAAGTCGCGAAAAGTTTTTATTAACTCAAAGTTATTAAAGCTTGGTGATGAGCATGGAGCTGGCGAAAATCGAAAGAAAGAAAGCCGAACTCTACAGGGCGTTAATACCGCTCGTTCCGAGGGACTTTAAGGACGACCTCAAACTGCTCGCGAGTCACTCCGAGAGGAACGCAAGACTGCTCGAGAAGGTTAAGGTGCCCGAGGAAACGAGGGGATTAAAAGAAGTCGAGGTTGCCCTCGAGTTTCTGAAGAAGGCACTCACGAACCCCGAGTCAAGGGTCGAGGACTACTACAGATACGCCATAGATGCCGAGGAAGCAACCGCTAGGCTTTACTCGGAGCTCAGCATGAAAGCTAAATCGGAGAGAACCAGAAGGCTCTTCCGCTGGCTGGCCGAGATAAACAGGGAACATGCAGAAATACTGAGGAGACACCTTGAGATGTGGGAGTTCATGCAGGAGCAGGTCGAGGAGGAAGAAATCCCCGAGGACCTGCTCGAGCAGTGGTTCGAGGACATAGACCTGTAGTTAGGTTCCCCTAAATCTTTTTAAAATCCCCTTCAGAGGTTTTAACGGTGGTTGGTATGAGATGCCTGAAGGTTGCCTTTGGAATGGAGGACGATGAGCATCTCATAGATGCCCATTACGGTGACTCGGAGTTCTTTGCAATCTATGAGGTTTGTGAAAACGGGAGCGTTAAACTCCTGGAAAAGAGGCCGAACAAAGCCAAAGACTTTGAAGAGGAGCACGATGAAGGCCACGGTGACCCGAGGAAGTTCAAAGCCGTGGTGAGCCAGCTTTTGGATGTTGATGTTCTAGCAGCTTTCAGAATGGGGCCGAACTTTTTGAGAATCCGGGACAAGACCAACAAGGTGGCCTTCTTTACAAGGACAAGAGACCTAAAGCTCGCCCTCCAGCGCGTCCTTGAGAACTTCGATGAACTCTGGGAGCAGGTGCAGGAGAAGAAGAGGGCCATTGAAAAGCCTATCCTTGAGGAGTGAGCATGAAATTTTGGGGAATTGAACCGAAGGTCGGGCTTGTCTCGGGTTCATACGCCCTTCTAGCCTTTTATCTTAACGCGAGGTCTGGCAGGGGCTTATCTTTCCCCCTCTTCGGACTCTCCCTTCTTGTTCTCGGAGTGGTCCTCTGGTTTGTCTGCTACCTTCAGGTTTCAAGGGCTTACTCGCGAGGAGAGCTCTTGACTAAGGGCTGTTACTCGAGAGTTAGACACCCGATATACTCCATCTGGGGCTTTCTAATCATTCCGGGCTTTTCCCTTGTCGTCGGCGGTTTCATGCTCCTACTCCCTGCAATCTACTGGCTCTCGGTTTTAGCTTTTATAGGCGAGGAGGAAAAGGTTCTCGAAAGGAGGTTCGGTGATGAGTGGAGGAGATACGCGGATAGAACGCCCCGTTTCGTCCCAAGGCCTTGAACTCCTTCCGGTTCATCTCTACGTTTTGGCCCATCTCAGAAAGGCGGGCGTTGACTACGCTAAGATGATGGCGAAGATGAGCGAGCTTCCTCTTTCTCTCATCGAGGACACGATAAAGGACCTAATGGAAACTGGGTTGGTAGAGCGGGACTCTGGAAGCGCGATAAAGAGGAGTAAGGCGAGGTTTAAGAAGGCCTTTGAGGTTCACAAGCACCATACCTACTACCGTCTCTCGCGCGAGGGAGAGCTTTTCGTGCGCTCCATTGACGAGAAGTGGCTGGAAAGCTATTTCAACTCGCTTTTTCCAGATGGGTGGAAGGTGGTCTTGGCCCTAACTAAGGCCAAAGGCTTCAACCAGCTTCCGAAGGAGTTAAGAAACGATAGAATCAGGGAGGAACTCGTTCTTCACCGCTTCATAACACCAAACGGGCGAAAGACGACGTTTTTCAAACTGCTGGCTGAATTCTTAGGGATTACAACTCGATGATTGTTCCAGTTTTCACTTCCACAAACTTCCTTGGATAGTTTTTCCGCATGTAAACCTTCGCCTCATCGCCGGAACAGTGCGCTGGGGCTATGAATTCGGTCATTCTGGTGAGTTTATCAAGGGTTCTCCGTGAAGGATAATGGAAGCCGCCGATGACGAGATGGGCTTTCTCATAGCCCGAAACATCTAAGAGGGTCTCGGTGAGCCTGTCAACGCCCGGATGGGAACAGCCCACAATGATTACCAATCCGGAAGGAGTTTCAATCGCAATGGCGTGCTCAAAACCGTTCAGCGCTCCAGAAGTCCAGACCCCCTCGGCTATCTCCCCAGCATCAATGACTTCGAAAACGGTCAGCCCCTCTATCGTTCCACCCGGCGGTGCGTAGAGCCTCAGACCCGGATTAAGCTGGGCAATTAGGGGAAAGCCACCATAGTGGTCATAATGCCAGTGGCTTAAAACTGCAAAGTCTAGGTTTCTCAGTGAAGTCCCCAGAACCTTCGAGTTGTGGGCTAAAACTTCTCCCCTCGTGTCGGCATCGAAGAGGAAGCGGTAGTTTCCTTCGGCAAGGACGCTCCAGCCCCAGTCGTTGATGAGACCCTTTGCCCGGGTGTTGTCGTTGAGGACTGTCAGCCTCATCGAGGGTTCTTGTCCGCAGGGGATATAACCTTTCCGTTAAACGCTTTCGTTTGCTGAAAGGTTATTAAGGTGAGGAGATATTTTACCCCGGTGATAGCATGGGAGCGGAGGAACACAAGAGGAAAGCCCCCAAAAAGTTCAAATTCGCGGTCATAACGGTTAGCGATACCGCAAGCAGGGGAGAAAAGGAAGACAAAAGCGGGAAGTTCCTTGTTGAGGAGCTTGAAAAGGCCGGACACGAGAGGGTTCTTTACAAGATAGTGCCCGACGAGAAGATGGCCATAATTGGAGCAATCGTAGATGCCTTCAATAGGGGAGCTGAGGTTGTTGTTACCTCTGGAGGAACCGGAATAGCTAGCAGGGACGTTACGATAGAGAGCGTTAGGCCACTTTTCGATAAAGAACTGACGGGCTTCGGGGAGATTTTCAGACTAATGAGCTACGAAGAGATAGGGACCTCTGCCATCATGACGAGGGCAACCGCCGGGATAATCAGAAGCTCAGGCAGGGCAATGGCCGTCTTCTGCCTGCCAGGAAGCCTTGGAGCGGCTAAGACCGGGGTGGGGATTATCCTCAACGAGGCTGGCCACGTCCTAAAGCACGGGAGGGAGTGAAATGAAAGAGTTCAAGCGCCTCACGCCTTACAGGGAAGCCCTGAATTTGCTGTTAAAGGATTTGACCGAGATTAGCGAGTTTGAAGAAGTCCCCCTGGATGATGCCCTTGGACGGGTTCTTGCAGAGGACATAGTCTCGCCAATAGACAGCCCGCCCTTCAACAGGTCGGCCGTTGACGGCTACGCCCTTCGCGCGGAGGACACGTTTCCAGCCAGGGAATACAACCCGGTCGAGCTTAAGGTAATAGATGAGATTACTGCCGGTGAAGAGAGTGGCGCTAAGGTCGAGTCCGGAACGGCGGTAAAGCTCATGACGGGCTCGAAGATACCAGAGGGTGCCAACGCCGTTCTCATGCAGGAGATGGCCGAGCGTGAAGGAAACGTTATAAAGGTCCTTCGCCCCATTGCGCCAGGCCAGAATGTTGCCTTCGCCGGAGAAGACGTTAAGAAGGGGGAGGTAATCCTTAGAAGGGGACATGTTCTAAGGCCCCAGGATTTGGCCCTGCTCAAGAGTGTGGGCTTCAGAAGGGTGAAAGTTAAGAGAAAGCCCCGCGTTGGGATAATCATCACAGGAAGTGAGCTCATAGAAGAATTCAACGAAGAGGCGCTGAAGTCGGGCAAAATCCTTGAGAGCAACTCCATAATGCTTAAGGGTCTTGTGAAGCAATACTTCGGCGAACCCCTCCTTTACGGTGTCGTTCCGGACGATGAAGACCCGATACGGGAAGCAATCGAGAGGGCCAAGATGGAAAACGACCTCGTCCTCGTTACGGGCGGTTCCGCCTTCGGCGACAGGGACTTTGCCCACCGCTTTGTCAGGTTGCTCTTCCACGGGACTACCATAAAGCCCGGAAGGCCAATAGGCTACGGTGAGGGAGTCTTCATAATGAGCGGTTACCCCGTGGCCGTCTTCGCCCAGTTCCACCTCTATGTCAAGCACGCTTTGACCAAGCTCGTCGGTGCTAAAAACTATGGGGCTCGCGTTAGGGCGAAGCTAACCGACAGGGTACCGAGCCAGCTTGGGAGATATGAGTTCGTCAAGGTCTGGTACGAGAACGGTGCGGCGAGACCCATTAAGAAAAAGGGAAGCGGAATAATAAGTTCACTTGTGGAGAGCAACGGCTACATAGAAATTCCAGAGGACAGTGAAGGTTACCTTGAGGGAGAAGAGGTTTGGGTGACCCTATACTAAAAGTCTCCTACCAACGCCCCGCTGTCTGGAATCTTTATAATCTCTCTAACATCCTCTGGAAGTTCATCAATAATTTTCAATTCCTTTTGGACAATTTCTTGAATTATCTCCATTGTCTCACGCTTTCTCTGTTCTAACACATCATAGACTGGATTATCTTTAAGCCAAGGTATAATTTCTTTAACATCCTGCTTTGGAGAGTTAATAAGACCACTCTCTGTCATAGCATAGCATTACCCATTATATTCTTTGGGTTAATAATCTTTTCTATTCTCCCGTTGGCACAACCATGGAATGTAACTAAGTGGAACGTTAAGATGAAAATCGAAGAACAATGTCGCCCGCCCGTAACTCCCGCCATCATCTCAGCCAGACGGCAGAATCAGCGGGCTAACCCAGGCGGGCGAGAAGTGTGCCCGGTCTGGGTTTCCCGCGGTCATTGCGCTCCGTAACGCGGAAGGCCCTCCCGCGGGGACCTCGCTGAGACCGGGCTGTAGCCCCCGCATCGCCCCCCGGTTCATTCTCCCCGGGGTCCTCGCGCGGGGGCATTTTTAGTTTGAAACCGCGGTTTATAAAACCTCACTCTAAGAGTTTTCTAAGCTGGTTGAAGAGGCGTTCCTCAATGCTATTTTTGTCTATAACCAATATCAGAGTTCCGCCCTTCACCATGACGATGTCTCTGAGCTTGGATAGAAACTTCATGATAGAGTCCCATGAGTTGTACATGCTCAGGTATTCAAGGCAGTCAATTATTACCACACCTGGAATGCCCCTTCTTGAAGTTTCCTCAAGGTACTGAAAGGCTATCTCCGTCATCTTCGCTAGGTCCGTGGGGTTCAGAGTTCCTGATATGTTCTCCTTCCTGAAAGGAACGGCGGTTACAAAGTACGTTTTCCATCCCTTCCCAGCATACTTCAAATCCCTGAGAAACGCGAGAACAGGGGCATTTTCGAGTTTCTGCAACAGGGACTGGAATTCCTTTGGGCTGACTATAATCGTACCGTGGTGTATTTTGGGCGCTTTGATTTCCCCACTTCCTTCCAAGAACTCCCTTGTGGAAGTCAGTCTGTACATTGAGTAGGCCATTGAAATTGTAAGAATCGTTGAAAGGGTGAATCCTATTGGCAGGTACCATATATAGAGCCCAAAAATGGCTGCAGGTATTAGATGAAGACCAAAAAGGACAATACTCCAGTAGAGAATCCTCGCCGGCCGTTTGTATATTTCCTCAATCGGCCTAAGTAAAAGCCCGCTCGCGAAGACGAATGCCCCGCTCACGCCTAAAGAAACTCCAGCCGTCAGGGCCCAGTCAGGATTTTCTGTGAGTCTGTAAACCAAGTAAACGAAGCAGTAGAATGTTGGAGCTATAATTCCCATGTTCTTCAAGGTGGAATGGGGGATTGGAATTGACTCCTCCTCAAGAAGCTTTGTAGAGCCTACAAATATAAGGGCGGCGAAAACTGTGAGGGAGAGTTCGGCTACTCCGAGAAGGACCTGATTCTGGGAGGCTGATAGAACCACCATGACGAAGTCAGCAAGCCACGCCACTGAAAAGAACAGCGCGGATTTCCGCCTGTGTCTGAGGTAAATCCTCATTATCAGGGCGAAGGCCGTTAAGTCTGCCAGCATAACTAGGCTTCCGCTTACGAGGGGGATTATGTCATGTGGTTCCATGGACAAACCTCCTGGGGTTGGAAAACCCATCCCATCTGAAGAGTCCGCGGGGGGCTACCCTCGTTGCCGTTTCATTTTCAACCTTAATCACCAACACCTCTGGTCGGGCAACTACAACGGCGAGCTTTCCTCTCTCATTGTAGTCAACCACGCGGTAACCTTCCTCGGTCTTCTCAACCGGGAAGATGAGCGTAAAGGGCCAGTTGGGGTAGTAGGCTATCTCCTCACCCTTTGGAACCCCCACAAGGTCCCCAAAGAGATAATAGCCGTAGAGGGGAATCGTCCTGGCGTTTGGGAACTTCTCCTCGACGTTTCTAAGGAAGGCGACGTCTGTTCCCACTCCGCTCAGGATAACAGCCTCGATGTTATTAGATGCACTCTCAAAGAGGTTTACGAGAGGCGGTGCCGTTCTCGCGAGGTTTATGGTGTCTCTTTTCAAAACACGCTCCGTGTACTTGACGAGGGGATTAAGAATGTGGAGAACCTCTTCAACTCCCTTCTCCTTTAGAATCCTCTTCAAACCGTCTGTTTCCATGCCTATGAAGTAAAGGTAACCTTCGTAACTCCAGACGAGCTCGCTTATCTCATCCTGATACCATCCATAGGGTCCATGAGCCAGTGCGCGCATCTTTCCCGGGGGAAACAGCTCATCGAGACCGTATATTTCATCGAGGGAACGCCTGAGATAGGCAACGAGGTAGTCAACGTAATCCTTGTCCCAGTGGCCGATTGCCCTCTCGCGGGTCGTTCCAGACGATTGATAAAACCTTATTTTTCCCTGGTAGCCTTCGGGCAGGAACTCGACCCAGTTAGCACGGAGGTAGTCTTCATCAACGGAAAGTCCAGCGTTGAGGAGGTTTTCTACGGTCTCTGCAACAGTATCCCCAATAAGGTTATTGACATCGTTTGAAAACCTTCTCCAGTAGGGAGTACGCTTGAAGTGAAATCCAATTATCCTGTTGAGGTATTCAAGGACGTCGTCTTCCCCGACTTTAAGGGGTTCTTCAATTAAATCCTCTGGTACATTATCATACGTCATGGTCTGTAATTGTCCGTAAGGGAATATAAGCCTTTCTTAAACTACTTTTTATATCCTGGTTGCATACGAAACCCATAGAGTTAAATAAAATTGTCCCCAATTCCCGTTGGTGAGACCATGAGTGTGGTAATCTACAGGAAGCCCCTGATTAAGGGGTTCAAATACACAGTGGAAAAGGCCGTGGAAACGACACCCTTCTGGGCGGAAAAGTTCGGGGGTGTTGAAATCGAGGGTTTAACTCCCGAAGGGCTGGCAAAATTAACCAGAAAGGTCACAATAAAGCCTCATGACCTGTATAACAGGGAGAAGGTCTGGCCAAATTACATCATGGAGGGGAGGATTTTCCACGCGGTAATGAGAACCAGCGGAACGACGGGCAGGCCAAAGAGAATACCCTTCACAAT
This genomic window contains:
- a CDS encoding MogA/MoaB family molybdenum cofactor biosynthesis protein; this translates as MGAEEHKRKAPKKFKFAVITVSDTASRGEKEDKSGKFLVEELEKAGHERVLYKIVPDEKMAIIGAIVDAFNRGAEVVVTSGGTGIASRDVTIESVRPLFDKELTGFGEIFRLMSYEEIGTSAIMTRATAGIIRSSGRAMAVFCLPGSLGAAKTGVGIILNEAGHVLKHGRE
- the glp gene encoding gephyrin-like molybdotransferase Glp; amino-acid sequence: MKEFKRLTPYREALNLLLKDLTEISEFEEVPLDDALGRVLAEDIVSPIDSPPFNRSAVDGYALRAEDTFPAREYNPVELKVIDEITAGEESGAKVESGTAVKLMTGSKIPEGANAVLMQEMAEREGNVIKVLRPIAPGQNVAFAGEDVKKGEVILRRGHVLRPQDLALLKSVGFRRVKVKRKPRVGIIITGSELIEEFNEEALKSGKILESNSIMLKGLVKQYFGEPLLYGVVPDDEDPIREAIERAKMENDLVLVTGGSAFGDRDFAHRFVRLLFHGTTIKPGRPIGYGEGVFIMSGYPVAVFAQFHLYVKHALTKLVGAKNYGARVRAKLTDRVPSQLGRYEFVKVWYENGAARPIKKKGSGIISSLVESNGYIEIPEDSEGYLEGEEVWVTLY
- a CDS encoding DUF835 domain-containing protein, with amino-acid sequence MEPHDIIPLVSGSLVMLADLTAFALIMRIYLRHRRKSALFFSVAWLADFVMVVLSASQNQVLLGVAELSLTVFAALIFVGSTKLLEEESIPIPHSTLKNMGIIAPTFYCFVYLVYRLTENPDWALTAGVSLGVSGAFVFASGLLLRPIEEIYKRPARILYWSIVLFGLHLIPAAIFGLYIWYLPIGFTLSTILTISMAYSMYRLTSTREFLEGSGEIKAPKIHHGTIIVSPKEFQSLLQKLENAPVLAFLRDLKYAGKGWKTYFVTAVPFRKENISGTLNPTDLAKMTEIAFQYLEETSRRGIPGVVIIDCLEYLSMYNSWDSIMKFLSKLRDIVMVKGGTLILVIDKNSIEERLFNQLRKLLE
- a CDS encoding DUF2250 domain-containing protein, coding for MSGGDTRIERPVSSQGLELLPVHLYVLAHLRKAGVDYAKMMAKMSELPLSLIEDTIKDLMETGLVERDSGSAIKRSKARFKKAFEVHKHHTYYRLSREGELFVRSIDEKWLESYFNSLFPDGWKVVLALTKAKGFNQLPKELRNDRIREELVLHRFITPNGRKTTFFKLLAEFLGITTR
- a CDS encoding MBL fold metallo-hydrolase, giving the protein MRLTVLNDNTRAKGLINDWGWSVLAEGNYRFLFDADTRGEVLAHNSKVLGTSLRNLDFAVLSHWHYDHYGGFPLIAQLNPGLRLYAPPGGTIEGLTVFEVIDAGEIAEGVWTSGALNGFEHAIAIETPSGLVIIVGCSHPGVDRLTETLLDVSGYEKAHLVIGGFHYPSRRTLDKLTRMTEFIAPAHCSGDEAKVYMRKNYPRKFVEVKTGTIIEL